From the genome of Azospira restricta, one region includes:
- the thiE gene encoding thiamine phosphate synthase yields MRTRPKLRGLYAITPEETDEARLIAIAGAAVRGGAALLQLRDKTTDAARRLRLATALQALCREHGARFIVNDDLELARAVDADGVHLGADDGDLAAARRALPAGRLLGASCYADLDTARRAVALGADYVAFGAVCPSPTKPQAVRAPLALLSRARAELGVPVCAIGGITLADAPRIVAAGADLLAVISDLFAAPDIARRAQDYQRLFQEPTT; encoded by the coding sequence ATGAGAACACGCCCTAAGCTGCGCGGACTGTACGCGATCACGCCGGAAGAGACGGACGAGGCGCGGCTGATCGCCATCGCCGGCGCTGCCGTGCGCGGCGGCGCGGCGCTGCTGCAACTGCGCGACAAGACGACCGACGCCGCCCGCCGCCTACGCCTGGCGACCGCGCTGCAGGCGCTGTGCCGCGAACACGGCGCCCGCTTCATCGTGAACGACGACCTCGAACTGGCGCGGGCCGTCGACGCCGACGGCGTCCATCTCGGCGCCGACGACGGCGACCTCGCCGCCGCCCGTCGCGCGCTGCCCGCCGGCAGGCTGCTCGGCGCCTCGTGCTACGCCGACCTCGACACGGCGCGCCGCGCCGTCGCCCTGGGTGCCGACTACGTCGCCTTCGGCGCCGTCTGCCCGTCGCCGACCAAGCCGCAGGCGGTGCGCGCGCCGCTGGCCCTGCTCAGCCGCGCCCGCGCCGAGCTCGGCGTGCCGGTCTGTGCGATCGGCGGCATCACGCTCGCCGACGCGCCGCGCATCGTCGCCGCCGGCGCCGACCTGCTCGCCGTCATCAGCGACCTTTTCGCGGCGCCGGACATCGCCCGGCGCGCGCAGGACTACCAACGATTGTTCCAGGAGCCGACAACATGA
- a CDS encoding ribonuclease catalytic domain-containing protein — protein sequence MFVLFEEDGAFKAGSLLADNDASLQVEMVSGKRAKIKAANVLLRFREPAASALLDAAEPVAEGIEAEFLWECAGDGEFSFLDFARDYYGHEASPVEATAILLALHAAPVYFHRKGKGRFRKAPADILAAALAGLEKKRQQALAIERMVETLKGGQLPPEFPPLLRELLYKPDRNKPETKALETACADLGVAAVHLLARCGAIRSAHDYHFQRFLNEYFPRGTGFPDCAVPEAGAGLPRAEVRAFSIDDAATTEIDDAFSVQALPGIGWRVGIHIAAPGLGILPGSPLDAVARERLSTVYMPGNKITMLPDAVVERFTLSAGRNCPAVSLYLTVSPELEITGHESRLEIVPVVANLRHHEIEPLFNEATLAAGLPEFAFCDELKLLWQLACACEGRRGKPSAVQGVNDYNFAIEGDLADAEHCRVEISERKRGSPLDKLVAELMIVANSTWGGLLAEKGIAAIYRAQTAGKVRMTTSPLPHDGLGVAQYAWSSSPLRRYVDLVNQWQLIAHLQDLTPHFGGKGKTSNDALFAAMRDFDLTYAAYAEFQRGMERYWCLRWLRQQGLTEIDATVRRENLVKLDHLPLLQRVPSLPELPPGQRVRLALGEIDELTLEFDCRHLETLGAAEAVADDEAAGD from the coding sequence ATGTTTGTTCTATTCGAAGAAGACGGCGCCTTCAAGGCCGGCTCACTTCTCGCCGACAACGACGCGTCGTTGCAGGTCGAGATGGTTTCCGGGAAGCGCGCCAAGATCAAGGCGGCGAACGTGCTGCTGCGGTTCAGGGAGCCTGCGGCGAGCGCCTTGCTCGATGCCGCGGAGCCGGTGGCCGAGGGCATCGAGGCCGAGTTTCTCTGGGAGTGTGCTGGCGATGGCGAATTTTCTTTTCTTGATTTTGCCCGCGACTACTACGGCCACGAAGCCTCGCCGGTCGAAGCGACTGCGATCCTGCTGGCCCTGCACGCAGCGCCCGTCTACTTCCATCGCAAGGGCAAGGGCCGCTTCCGCAAGGCGCCTGCCGACATTCTGGCAGCCGCTTTGGCCGGTCTTGAAAAGAAGCGTCAGCAAGCGCTCGCCATCGAGCGCATGGTCGAAACGCTGAAGGGCGGGCAGCTGCCGCCGGAGTTCCCGCCGCTCTTGCGCGAGCTGCTCTACAAGCCGGACCGCAACAAGCCGGAGACCAAGGCGCTGGAGACCGCCTGCGCCGACCTCGGCGTTGCCGCCGTGCACCTGCTGGCGCGCTGCGGCGCGATCCGCTCGGCGCACGACTACCACTTCCAGCGCTTCCTCAACGAATACTTCCCGCGCGGCACCGGCTTCCCCGACTGCGCGGTGCCCGAGGCCGGTGCTGGCCTGCCGCGCGCCGAGGTGCGCGCCTTCTCGATCGACGATGCGGCGACCACCGAGATCGACGACGCCTTTTCGGTGCAGGCGCTGCCCGGCATCGGCTGGCGCGTCGGCATCCACATCGCCGCGCCGGGGCTCGGCATCCTGCCCGGGTCGCCGCTCGACGCGGTCGCCCGCGAGCGGCTGTCGACGGTCTACATGCCGGGCAACAAGATCACGATGCTGCCCGATGCGGTGGTCGAGCGCTTCACGCTGTCGGCCGGCCGCAACTGCCCGGCGGTGTCGCTGTACCTGACGGTCTCGCCGGAGCTGGAGATCACCGGCCACGAGTCGCGGCTGGAGATCGTGCCGGTGGTCGCCAACCTGCGCCACCACGAGATCGAGCCGCTGTTCAACGAGGCCACGCTGGCCGCCGGCCTGCCCGAGTTCGCCTTCTGCGACGAGTTGAAGCTGCTCTGGCAGCTGGCTTGCGCTTGCGAGGGGCGGCGCGGCAAGCCCTCGGCGGTGCAGGGCGTGAACGACTACAACTTCGCGATCGAGGGCGACCTCGCCGACGCCGAGCACTGTCGCGTCGAGATCAGCGAACGGAAGCGCGGCAGCCCGCTCGACAAGCTGGTCGCCGAGCTGATGATCGTCGCCAACAGCACCTGGGGCGGCCTCTTGGCCGAGAAGGGGATCGCCGCCATCTACCGCGCGCAGACCGCCGGCAAGGTGCGCATGACGACCTCGCCGCTGCCGCATGACGGCCTCGGCGTCGCGCAGTACGCCTGGTCCTCGTCGCCGCTGCGCCGCTACGTCGACCTGGTCAACCAGTGGCAGCTGATCGCCCACCTGCAGGACCTGACGCCGCACTTCGGCGGCAAGGGCAAGACCAGCAACGACGCGCTGTTCGCGGCGATGCGCGACTTCGACCTGACCTACGCCGCCTACGCCGAATTCCAGCGCGGCATGGAGCGCTACTGGTGCCTGCGCTGGCTGCGCCAGCAGGGGCTGACCGAGATCGACGCGACCGTGCGCCGCGAGAACCTGGTCAAGCTCGACCACCTGCCGCTGCTGCAGCGCGTGCCGTCGCTGCCGGAGCTGCCGCCGGGGCAGCGCGTGCGCCTCGCGCTCGGCGAGATCGACGAGCTGACGCTGGAATTCGACTGCCGGCATCTGGAAACCCTCGGCGCGGCCGAGGCCGTCGCCGACGACGAGGCGGCAGGCGACTGA
- a CDS encoding energy transducer TonB has protein sequence MATALPMPLALRDPATDRKLWLAVGASLLLHGGLLSLNFQFPDATRAVKDKALEIILVNSKSARRPSEAQALAQANLDGGGNVDDNRRAKTPLPPSARQQAGADLEQKQRRVQELEARQQKLLAEARSKATAAPQEQREAQPEPVPALSGRELASSALAMARMEAEIARNVDEYNKRPRKKNIGTRADEYRFAQYVEDWRLKVERVGTLNYPEAAKGKLYGSLVLSVSIQSDGVVQKIEINRSSGHRTLDDAARRIVQMASPYAPFPPDIRRDTDIIEITRTWSFTRGDALETR, from the coding sequence ATGGCGACCGCGCTGCCGATGCCCCTGGCGCTGCGCGACCCGGCGACGGACCGCAAGCTGTGGCTGGCCGTCGGCGCCTCGCTGCTGCTGCACGGTGGCCTGCTGTCGCTGAACTTCCAGTTCCCCGACGCGACGCGCGCGGTCAAGGACAAGGCGCTCGAGATCATCCTGGTGAACAGCAAGTCGGCACGCCGGCCGTCGGAAGCGCAGGCGCTGGCGCAGGCCAACCTCGACGGCGGCGGCAACGTCGACGACAACCGCCGGGCGAAGACGCCGCTGCCGCCGTCGGCGCGGCAGCAGGCGGGGGCCGACCTGGAACAGAAGCAGCGCCGCGTGCAGGAGCTGGAGGCACGCCAGCAGAAGCTGCTGGCCGAGGCGCGCAGCAAGGCGACGGCGGCGCCGCAGGAGCAGCGCGAAGCGCAGCCGGAACCGGTGCCGGCGCTGTCCGGGCGCGAGCTGGCGTCGTCGGCGCTGGCGATGGCGCGGATGGAGGCGGAGATCGCACGGAACGTGGACGAATACAACAAGCGTCCGCGCAAGAAGAACATCGGCACGCGCGCCGACGAGTACCGCTTCGCGCAGTACGTCGAGGACTGGCGGCTGAAGGTCGAGCGCGTCGGCACGCTGAACTACCCCGAGGCGGCCAAGGGCAAGCTCTACGGCAGCCTGGTCCTCTCGGTCAGCATCCAGAGCGACGGCGTGGTGCAGAAGATCGAGATCAACCGCAGTTCCGGGCACCGGACGCTCGACGATGCGGCGCGCCGCATCGTGCAGATGGCCTCGCCGTATGCGCCGTTCCCGCCGGACATTCGGCGCGACACCGACATCATCGAGATCACGCGCACCTGGTCCTTCACGCGCGGCGACGCGCTCGAGACGCGCTGA
- the corA gene encoding magnesium/cobalt transporter CorA, with protein sequence MINAFELANGRLKQIHVESREDLAKAKPIWIDIDSPTDQERDWVQAVFGTEIPEEDEVGDIEASARFFQEENGELHIRSDFLLDDEEGARNVRVAFMLKNDVLYSLHHEDLPVFRLVRMRARLKPGSVADCMDVLLDLYATDAEYSADALEEVYEALEAVSRQVLKSPLTDEDAAEALANIAREEDLNGRIRRNVMDTRRAVSFLMRNRLLTADQAEEARQILRDIDSLDGHTSFLFDKINFLMDATVGFININQNKIVKIFSVASVALLPPTLIASIYGMNFDFMPELKWKLGYPFSIGLMVVSVALPFWYFRKKGWLR encoded by the coding sequence ATGATCAACGCCTTCGAGCTCGCCAACGGCCGACTCAAGCAGATTCACGTCGAATCGCGCGAGGACCTGGCGAAGGCCAAGCCGATCTGGATCGACATCGATTCGCCGACCGATCAGGAGCGCGACTGGGTGCAGGCGGTGTTCGGCACCGAGATTCCGGAGGAGGACGAGGTCGGCGACATCGAGGCGTCGGCCCGCTTCTTCCAGGAAGAGAACGGCGAGCTGCACATCCGCTCCGACTTCCTGCTCGACGACGAGGAGGGCGCGCGCAACGTCCGCGTCGCCTTCATGCTCAAGAACGATGTGCTCTACAGCCTGCACCACGAGGATCTGCCGGTGTTTCGCCTGGTGCGCATGCGCGCGCGGCTGAAGCCGGGCTCGGTCGCGGACTGCATGGACGTTCTGCTCGACCTCTACGCGACCGACGCCGAGTATTCCGCCGATGCGCTGGAGGAGGTCTACGAGGCGCTCGAGGCGGTCAGCCGCCAGGTGCTGAAGAGCCCGCTGACCGACGAGGACGCGGCCGAGGCGCTGGCCAACATCGCCCGCGAGGAGGACTTGAACGGGCGCATCCGCCGCAACGTGATGGACACCCGGCGCGCCGTCTCCTTCCTGATGCGCAACCGCCTGCTGACCGCCGACCAGGCCGAGGAGGCGCGGCAGATCCTGCGCGACATCGACTCGCTCGACGGCCACACCTCGTTCCTGTTCGACAAGATCAACTTCCTGATGGACGCCACCGTCGGCTTCATCAACATCAACCAGAACAAGATCGTGAAGATCTTCTCGGTGGCCTCGGTCGCGCTGCTGCCGCCGACGCTGATTGCCAGCATCTACGGCATGAACTTCGACTTCATGCCGGAACTGAAGTGGAAGCTCGGCTACCCGTTCTCGATCGGGCTGATGGTGGTGTCGGTGGCACTGCCCTTCTGGTACTTCCGCAAGAAGGGCTGGCTCAGGTAA
- the aroE gene encoding shikimate dehydrogenase — protein MSDRYCVIGNPIGHSKSPAIHALFARQTGEDLVYEARLAPLDGFAAAVRAFAAAGGRGANVTVPFKEEAFRLCDAHSDRARLAGAVNTLSFADGRIVGDNTDGAGLVRDLVFNLKTPLAGRRVLLLGAGGAARGALGPILEREPEAVVIANRTAARAEDLALHFAEVGPVRGCGFADLTGESFDVVVNATAASLAGEVPPLPEGVFSPDALAYDMMYGKGDTAFLAHARRLGVARLADGLGMLVEQAAEAFFVWRGVRPDTLPVLAALRAA, from the coding sequence ATGAGCGACCGCTACTGCGTCATCGGCAACCCGATCGGCCACAGCAAGTCGCCGGCGATCCATGCGCTGTTCGCGCGGCAGACCGGCGAGGACCTCGTCTACGAGGCGCGGCTGGCGCCGCTCGACGGCTTCGCCGCCGCCGTGCGCGCCTTCGCCGCCGCCGGCGGGCGCGGCGCCAATGTCACCGTGCCGTTCAAGGAAGAGGCCTTCCGTCTGTGCGACGCGCACAGCGACCGCGCGCGGCTGGCCGGCGCGGTGAACACGCTGTCCTTCGCCGACGGCCGCATCGTCGGCGACAACACCGACGGCGCCGGTCTCGTGCGCGACCTGGTGTTCAACCTGAAGACACCGCTCGCCGGCCGCCGCGTGCTGCTGCTCGGCGCCGGCGGCGCCGCCCGCGGCGCGCTCGGGCCGATCCTCGAGCGCGAGCCGGAGGCGGTGGTGATCGCCAACCGCACCGCGGCGCGCGCCGAGGATCTCGCGCTGCATTTCGCCGAGGTCGGCCCGGTGCGCGGCTGCGGCTTCGCCGATCTCACCGGCGAGAGCTTCGACGTCGTCGTCAATGCCACCGCGGCGAGCCTCGCCGGCGAGGTGCCGCCGCTGCCGGAAGGGGTTTTCTCGCCGGACGCGCTGGCCTACGACATGATGTACGGCAAGGGCGACACCGCCTTCCTCGCCCATGCCCGCCGGCTCGGCGTCGCACGCCTCGCCGACGGCCTCGGCATGCTGGTCGAGCAGGCCGCCGAGGCCTTTTTCGTCTGGCGCGGCGTGCGCCCGGATACGCTGCCGGTCCTCGCCGCGCTGCGCGCGGCATGA
- the hemL gene encoding glutamate-1-semialdehyde 2,1-aminomutase encodes MTSRNQQLFEAAQRHIPGGVNSPVRAFRSVGGVPCFFKEGKGPHVWDADGKRYTDYVGSWGPLILGHAHPDVVRAVQEAAARGLSFGAPTEAEIEMADLLCELLPNVDMVRLVSSGTEATMSAIRLARGHTGRDVLIKFEGCYHGHSDSLLVKAGSGLLTFGNPSSGGVPADLAQHTLVLDYNDPQQLAEAFAKHPDRIAAVIVEPVVGNMNLIAPKPEFLQAMRELCTQYGAVLIFDEVMTGFRVGPQCAQGYYGITPDLTTLGKVIGGGMPVGAFGGKREIMEKIAPLGPVYQAGTLSGNPVAVAAGLATLKLVQQPGFYEALTQKTLRLTDGLTAAAKKHGVDFVAQSVGGMFGLYFARECPATYAAVLECDKEAFNRFFHAMLEAGHYFAPSAFEAGFVSAAHSDADIDATIAAADAWFARQ; translated from the coding sequence ATGACCTCCCGCAACCAGCAACTCTTCGAAGCCGCCCAGCGGCACATCCCCGGCGGCGTCAACTCGCCGGTGCGCGCCTTCCGCTCGGTCGGCGGCGTGCCCTGCTTCTTCAAGGAAGGCAAGGGCCCGCACGTGTGGGACGCCGACGGCAAGCGCTACACCGACTATGTCGGCTCGTGGGGCCCGCTGATCCTCGGCCATGCCCACCCCGACGTCGTCCGCGCGGTGCAGGAAGCGGCCGCGCGCGGCCTCTCCTTCGGCGCACCGACCGAGGCCGAGATCGAGATGGCCGACCTGCTCTGCGAGCTGCTGCCGAACGTCGACATGGTGCGCCTGGTGTCCTCCGGCACCGAGGCGACGATGAGCGCGATCCGGCTGGCCCGCGGCCACACCGGCCGCGACGTGCTGATCAAGTTCGAGGGCTGCTACCACGGCCATTCCGACAGCCTGCTGGTGAAGGCCGGCTCCGGGCTGCTCACCTTCGGCAACCCGTCCTCCGGCGGCGTCCCGGCCGACCTCGCGCAGCACACGCTGGTGCTCGACTACAACGACCCGCAGCAGCTGGCAGAGGCCTTCGCCAAGCACCCGGACCGCATCGCCGCGGTGATCGTCGAACCGGTGGTCGGCAACATGAACCTGATCGCGCCGAAACCCGAGTTCCTGCAGGCGATGCGCGAGCTGTGCACCCAGTACGGCGCGGTGCTGATCTTCGACGAGGTGATGACCGGCTTCCGCGTCGGCCCGCAGTGTGCGCAGGGCTACTACGGCATCACCCCGGACCTGACCACGCTCGGCAAGGTGATCGGCGGCGGCATGCCGGTCGGCGCCTTCGGCGGCAAGCGCGAGATCATGGAAAAGATCGCCCCGCTCGGCCCGGTCTATCAGGCCGGTACGCTGTCGGGCAACCCGGTGGCGGTGGCCGCGGGCCTCGCGACGCTGAAGCTGGTGCAGCAACCCGGCTTCTACGAAGCGTTGACGCAGAAGACGCTGCGCCTGACCGACGGCCTCACCGCGGCGGCGAAGAAGCACGGCGTCGACTTCGTCGCGCAGTCGGTCGGCGGCATGTTCGGCCTCTACTTCGCCAGGGAATGCCCGGCGACCTACGCGGCGGTGCTGGAGTGCGACAAGGAAGCCTTCAACCGCTTCTTCCACGCCATGCTGGAGGCCGGCCACTACTTCGCGCCGTCGGCCTTCGAGGCCGGCTTCGTCTCGGCCGCGCACAGCGACGCCGACATCGACGCGACGATCGCCGCCGCCGACGCCTGGTTCGCCCGGCAATGA
- a CDS encoding XRE family transcriptional regulator, whose amino-acid sequence MNTVIQLDNQDDKAQRQKAFRKQFAENLNAALDRRGAIPVGYGRVTAVAELFGVSQNTAANWLRGEGVPELARLPEIAETLNTTVEQLVVGAQSTGAHAIDERYTVIDIHGSDADEAHSLYMLPEALREVGLPRGVTAMRMASDDMDPYLRPGDVVFYDPRVNRLVGNGVYVLRVHGALVVRRIQRGTVDGLRLICDNNRFGSETLSEEALAASGIEVVGHVVGRLLVGR is encoded by the coding sequence ATGAATACGGTCATCCAACTCGACAATCAGGACGACAAGGCGCAGCGGCAGAAGGCGTTCCGCAAGCAGTTCGCGGAGAACCTGAATGCGGCGCTGGATCGTCGCGGGGCGATTCCGGTCGGCTACGGCCGGGTGACGGCGGTAGCCGAGCTGTTCGGCGTCAGCCAGAACACCGCGGCCAACTGGCTGCGCGGCGAAGGCGTGCCCGAGCTGGCGCGGCTGCCGGAGATCGCGGAAACCCTCAACACCACCGTCGAGCAGCTGGTGGTCGGCGCGCAGAGCACCGGCGCGCACGCCATCGACGAGCGCTATACGGTGATCGACATCCACGGCAGCGACGCGGACGAGGCGCATTCGCTGTATATGCTGCCGGAGGCGCTGCGCGAGGTCGGCCTGCCGCGCGGCGTGACGGCGATGCGGATGGCCTCCGACGACATGGACCCCTACCTGCGCCCGGGCGACGTCGTCTTCTACGACCCGCGCGTCAACCGCCTCGTCGGCAACGGCGTCTATGTACTGCGCGTGCACGGCGCATTGGTCGTCCGCCGCATCCAGCGCGGCACCGTCGACGGGCTGCGCCTGATCTGCGACAACAACCGCTTCGGCAGCGAGACGCTGTCCGAGGAGGCGCTCGCAGCGAGCGGCATCGAGGTCGTCGGCCACGTCGTCGGGCGCCTGCTGGTCGGACGTTGA
- the mtgA gene encoding monofunctional biosynthetic peptidoglycan transglycosylase, producing MKRISGWLRRTLLALLALLLAYLLWLFGWVLYWGWFNPGTTRFMEIRLAELQAKQPNAALKKQWLPYERISIHLKRALIAAEDAKFVHHEGFDWEGIQRAMEKNEKKGRAVAGGSTISQQLAKNLFLTPTRSLLRKGEEAIITLMIEAVWSKRRIFEVYLNVIEWGNGVFGAEAAARHYYGVGAGQLGPEQAARLAAMVPSPRFYDRNRGAPGLARKAEIILARMPAAAVP from the coding sequence ATGAAGCGCATCTCCGGCTGGCTGCGCCGCACGCTGCTCGCGCTGCTGGCGCTGCTCCTCGCCTACCTGCTCTGGCTGTTCGGCTGGGTGCTCTACTGGGGCTGGTTCAACCCCGGCACCACGCGCTTCATGGAGATCCGCCTCGCCGAGCTGCAGGCGAAGCAGCCGAACGCGGCCTTGAAGAAGCAGTGGCTGCCCTACGAGCGCATCTCGATCCATCTCAAGCGTGCGCTGATCGCCGCCGAGGACGCCAAGTTCGTGCACCACGAGGGCTTCGACTGGGAGGGCATCCAGCGTGCGATGGAGAAGAACGAGAAGAAGGGGCGCGCCGTCGCCGGCGGCTCGACGATCTCGCAGCAGCTCGCCAAGAACCTCTTCCTGACGCCGACGCGCTCGCTGCTGCGCAAGGGCGAGGAGGCGATCATCACGCTGATGATCGAGGCCGTGTGGAGCAAGCGTCGCATCTTCGAGGTCTATCTGAACGTCATCGAGTGGGGCAACGGCGTATTCGGCGCCGAGGCTGCCGCCCGCCACTACTACGGCGTCGGCGCCGGCCAGCTCGGTCCGGAGCAGGCGGCGCGGCTGGCGGCGATGGTGCCCAGCCCGCGCTTCTACGACCGCAACCGCGGCGCGCCGGGGCTCGCCCGCAAGGCCGAGATCATCCTCGCGCGCATGCCGGCGGCCGCCGTTCCCTGA
- the sugE gene encoding quaternary ammonium compound efflux SMR transporter SugE has protein sequence MTQTVAWLVLLVAGLCEIGWAVGLKYTDGFSRLWPSLGTAVAMVASVVLLGLSLKALPLGTAYAVWTGIGAVGTAILGIVLFNEPRDALRLACIALIVAGIVGLKLVTPAGD, from the coding sequence ATGACGCAGACCGTCGCCTGGCTGGTGCTGCTCGTCGCCGGGCTGTGCGAGATCGGCTGGGCGGTCGGGCTGAAATACACCGACGGCTTCTCGCGGCTGTGGCCGTCGCTCGGCACCGCCGTCGCGATGGTCGCCTCGGTGGTGCTGCTCGGGCTGTCGCTGAAGGCGCTGCCGCTGGGAACCGCCTACGCGGTGTGGACGGGGATCGGCGCCGTCGGCACGGCGATCCTCGGCATCGTCCTGTTCAACGAGCCGCGCGATGCGCTGCGGCTCGCCTGCATCGCGCTGATCGTCGCCGGCATCGTCGGCCTCAAGCTGGTGACGCCGGCGGGCGATTGA
- a CDS encoding YqiA/YcfP family alpha/beta fold hydrolase, with the protein MSLAAGSPSLLYLHGFRSSPQSWKARLLGAALAERGLADRFHCPALSHDPAVAIAQAEAILAEHPACTLLGSSLGGYYATWLAEKYGLPAVLINPAVVAPLSLEAYVGPQTNLYSGEVFEFTAAHIATLRALEVPRITPERYWLLVEEGDELLDYRAAVSRYAGCRQTVLPGGDHSFTRFPDFVPQIIEFCGL; encoded by the coding sequence TTGAGCCTCGCTGCCGGTTCGCCGTCGCTGCTCTACCTGCACGGCTTCCGCTCCTCCCCGCAGTCCTGGAAGGCCCGCCTGCTCGGCGCGGCGCTGGCCGAGCGCGGCCTCGCCGACCGCTTCCACTGCCCGGCGCTGTCGCACGACCCGGCCGTCGCCATTGCGCAGGCCGAGGCGATCCTCGCCGAGCATCCCGCGTGCACGCTGCTCGGCAGTTCGCTCGGCGGCTATTACGCGACCTGGCTGGCCGAAAAATATGGTTTGCCGGCGGTGCTGATCAACCCGGCGGTGGTCGCGCCGCTGTCGCTGGAGGCCTACGTCGGGCCGCAGACCAATCTCTACAGCGGCGAAGTCTTCGAATTCACCGCGGCGCACATCGCCACGCTGCGCGCGCTGGAGGTGCCGCGGATCACGCCGGAACGCTACTGGCTGCTGGTCGAGGAGGGCGACGAGCTGCTCGACTATCGGGCGGCGGTCAGCCGCTACGCCGGCTGCCGGCAGACGGTGCTGCCCGGCGGCGACCACAGCTTCACCCGCTTTCCCGATTTCGTGCCGCAAATCATTGAATTCTGCGGGTTATAA
- a CDS encoding rubredoxin produces MCQVCGWIYDEAAGAPNEGIPPGTRWEDLPINWVCPECGARKEDFEMIEI; encoded by the coding sequence ATGTGCCAGGTCTGCGGCTGGATCTACGACGAGGCAGCCGGCGCGCCCAACGAGGGAATCCCACCGGGAACCCGCTGGGAAGACCTGCCGATCAACTGGGTCTGCCCGGAGTGCGGGGCGCGCAAGGAGGACTTCGAAATGATCGAAATCTGA
- the thiD gene encoding bifunctional hydroxymethylpyrimidine kinase/phosphomethylpyrimidine kinase yields the protein MNQNPRLLPPIVLTFAASDPSGGAGVQADLLTQASMGCHPLSVITAITVQDTLGVEAVHALDADWVEDQARAVLEDMPVAAFKIGLLGSVENISVVAEILADYPDIPLVFDPVLASGRGDELSTEEMVEAMREMLLPQTTVLTPNSMEARRLAEEDGDEDSPDLAGCAQRLISYGCEYVLVTGTHENTAKVINTLYGENGQIRSDRWERLPGSYHGSGCTLASAIAANLANGLDIGDAVRDAQEYTWQALANGFRPGMGQHIPDRFFWARADELEQDES from the coding sequence ATGAACCAGAACCCCCGACTGCTCCCGCCCATCGTCCTCACCTTCGCCGCCAGCGACCCCTCCGGCGGCGCCGGCGTGCAGGCCGACCTGCTGACCCAGGCCTCGATGGGCTGCCACCCGCTGTCGGTGATCACCGCGATCACCGTCCAGGACACCCTCGGCGTCGAGGCGGTGCATGCGCTCGACGCCGACTGGGTCGAGGACCAGGCGCGCGCGGTGCTCGAAGACATGCCGGTGGCCGCATTCAAGATCGGGCTGCTCGGCAGCGTCGAGAACATCTCGGTCGTCGCCGAGATCCTCGCCGACTATCCGGACATCCCGCTGGTCTTCGACCCGGTGCTCGCCTCCGGCCGCGGCGACGAGCTGTCGACCGAGGAGATGGTCGAAGCGATGCGCGAGATGCTGCTGCCGCAGACGACGGTGCTGACGCCGAACAGCATGGAGGCCCGCCGCCTGGCCGAGGAGGACGGCGACGAGGACTCGCCCGACCTCGCCGGCTGCGCGCAGCGGCTGATCAGCTACGGCTGCGAATACGTACTGGTCACCGGCACGCACGAGAACACGGCGAAGGTGATCAACACCCTCTACGGCGAGAACGGCCAGATCCGCAGCGACCGCTGGGAGCGCCTGCCCGGCAGCTACCACGGCTCGGGCTGCACGCTGGCCTCGGCGATCGCCGCCAACCTCGCCAACGGGCTGGACATCGGCGACGCCGTGCGCGACGCGCAGGAATACACCTGGCAGGCGCTGGCCAACGGCTTCCGCCCGGGCATGGGCCAGCACATCCCCGACCGCTTCTTCTGGGCGCGCGCCGACGAGCTCGAACAGGATGAGTCCTAG
- a CDS encoding response regulator has product MVIDDSNTIRRSAEIFLVQAGCQVLLAEDGFDALAKIADHQPDIIFCDIMMPRLDGYQTCALIKKNARFRATPVIMLSSKDGLFDRARGRMVGSDQYLTKPFTKDSLLQAVASFAPQSVQ; this is encoded by the coding sequence ATGGTGATCGACGACAGCAACACCATCCGGCGCAGCGCCGAGATCTTTCTGGTGCAAGCCGGTTGCCAGGTGCTGCTCGCCGAGGACGGCTTCGATGCGCTGGCGAAGATCGCCGACCATCAGCCGGACATCATCTTCTGCGACATCATGATGCCGCGCCTCGACGGCTACCAGACCTGCGCGCTGATCAAGAAGAACGCCCGTTTCCGCGCCACGCCGGTGATCATGCTCTCCTCCAAGGACGGCCTGTTCGACCGCGCCCGCGGCCGCATGGTCGGCTCCGACCAGTACCTCACCAAGCCGTTTACCAAGGACAGCCTGCTGCAGGCGGTTGCGAGCTTCGCGCCGCAGTCGGTTCAGTAA